CCATGCATACCTGCTTTGGCAGCTGAATAATTGGTTTGTCCAAATTGCCCTCTTTGGCCATTGACAGAAGATATGTTGATGATTCTGCCAAATTGGTTGGCAATCATGTCTTCGATGACATGTCTGCAACAATAGAAAACGCTGTCCAAATTCGTGTGCAGGACGTCTTGCCAGTGGGCCAGCGTCATCTTCCAAATGGGCGTATCTCTCGTGATTCCAGCGTTGTTGACCAAAACAGAGATGGTCCCGTAGTTGGATTTTATCTCAGTTACCATTCTCCCTACATCTTCAAAGTTGGTCACATCCCCTTTTGCAATCACAAAATCATATCCGGAATCTTTCTGCTCTTCCTGCCATTTTTTTCCTTTTTCATCACTGCGATAATTGGCAATGACGAAATAACCGTCTTCGTGCAACTTGTGGCACATGGCAGTGCCCAAACCTCCTGTGGCTCCCGTGACGAGTGCAATGTTGTGGTTGTTTTTTTCCATGTTTTTGTGTTTTGATTGGAATTTTTATCAAAGGTAGTCATTGAAGTCTAAGTAATTTTCAACACGATTAGCCATTCAATGATTTTTGAATGAAATGAAAATCGGCAAGTACGATGGCAGCAGCAGCTTCCACCACGACAGGTACACGCAGAGCAATGCATAAATCGTGTCTGCCTCCTATTTTTATGCTTTCCATTTTTTGGGTTTTATAATGATAACTAGACTGTTCCTGTGGCGTGCTGGAAGTTGGTTTGACGGCTATTTTGAAATGGAGGGTATTTCCATTGCTGATACCACCCTGAATGCCTCCGGCATGATTGGTCAAGGTGTGGCCTTTATCATCTGTATAAGGATCATTGTGTTGGGACCCCTTCATTTTTGCAGAGCCAAATCCACTGCCAAATTCAATTCCCTTGACCGCGGGTATGCTGAAGATCAGTTGGGCCAATTTGGATTCCATAGAATCGAAAAAGGGTTCTCCCCATCCTACCGGTACTCCATGGACCATGCATTCCACAATGCCTCCAATGCTGTCTTGATTTTCAATGGCTTGTTGAATCGCTTTTTCAATATCGCTTAATCCACCCGCTTCGATGAGT
This window of the Saprospiraceae bacterium genome carries:
- the phbB gene encoding acetoacetyl-CoA reductase, with amino-acid sequence MEKNNHNIALVTGATGGLGTAMCHKLHEDGYFVIANYRSDEKGKKWQEEQKDSGYDFVIAKGDVTNFEDVGRMVTEIKSNYGTISVLVNNAGITRDTPIWKMTLAHWQDVLHTNLDSVFYCCRHVIEDMIANQFGRIINISSVNGQRGQFGQTNYSAAKAGMHGFTKSLAMEVAKKGITVNTISPGYIGTDMVMAIREEVRNKIVEQIPMGRLGGTEEIAHLVSFLASEKAAYITGANYAINGGQHVY
- a CDS encoding chorismate synthase translates to MNSFGRIFRVHIFGESHGPVVGILLDGVPPGIELSPADFEKDLERRKAGQKGSTPRIETDFPRIQTGVFNGMTTGAPLLIEFDNSDVRSKDYQAYLDQPRPGHADYTAKIKYKGLNDPRGGGHFSGRLSLSLVAAGVLAKKIIPEIDIQAKLIEAGGLSDIEKAIQQAIENQDSIGGIVECMVHGVPVGWGEPFFDSMESKLAQLIFSIPAVKGIEFGSGFGSAKMKGSQHNDPYTDDKGHTLTNHAGGIQGGISNGNTLHFKIAVKPTSSTPQEQSSYHYKTQKMESIKIGGRHDLCIALRVPVVVEAAAAIVLADFHFIQKSLNG